The following coding sequences lie in one Primulina huaijiensis isolate GDHJ02 chromosome 2, ASM1229523v2, whole genome shotgun sequence genomic window:
- the LOC140959248 gene encoding uncharacterized protein isoform X2 encodes MTSDYETWYDSITRRFISPIEPQQIDHGCQPGDAYFRRVVRDEASIFKNLFGGLSVDDQPREALVEFVKNTIQTDELLYEMSFRTPEQQNHDARSSNRRRRLRNDDVVDDPSFSTPDWRQSMSTQSPTTHSWPHTSHVDDPSHGTTTQLPVALG; translated from the exons ATGACATCTGATTATGAAACATGGTATGATTCTATAACTCGACGTTTCATATCTCCCATCGAGCCTCAACAAATCGATCACGGTTGTCAGCCCGGAGATGCATATTTTAGACGTGTTGTG agAGATGAGGCATCAATTTTCAAGAATTTGTTTGGAGGACTCTCTGTTGACGATCAACCGCGTGAAGCATTAGTTGAATTTGTTAAAAATACTATCCAGACCGATGAGTTACTGTATGAAATGTCCTTTAGAACACCCGAGCAACAAAATCATGATGCTAGGTCTTCAAACAGAAGGCGACGACTGAGAAATGATGATGTAGTCGATGACCCATCATTCTCGACCCCTGACTGGCGACAAAGCATGAGTACACAATCTCCCACGACTCATTCCTGGCCTCACACCTCACATG TGGATGATCCTTCGCATGGTACGACTACACAGTTACCCGTAGCTCTTGGTTGA
- the LOC140991799 gene encoding serine/threonine-protein phosphatase 7 long form homolog, producing MGFYSILCCGDFVYGNHLITALVERWCRETHTFHLRVGETTITLQDVAIIWGLNVDGDPIIGTDVCRKFIVWQGYCYDWLGFVPLQTDFRSNSLKLTTLYLHCTQTIIGENSTDIEVAQYSRCVALMVIGGCMLPDSEVIVGQALYLHICIMSCVMHLDQGNKKSQDLYTFYRWSNLFTWTHTPTHSVQIIRDVLDKMGDDQFKWLVYDIEVVDVLSLPLECKHPTLWRSVCPLICFHIVEMHRPNRVLRQFGMSQNIPIPALTEISYMNAQGGIAKIMIG from the exons ATGGGTTTTTATAGCATCCTCTGCTGTGGTGATTTTGTTTACGGTAATCATCTGATAACTGCTCTTGTCGAAAGATGGTGCCGAGAAACTCATACTTTCCACCTTCGAGTTGGCGAGACAACAATCACACTACAAGATGTTGCGATAATTTGGGGGCTTAATGTTGACGGTGACCCTATCATTGGGACTGATGTATGCCGCAAGTTTATTGTATGGCAGGGTTACTGTTATGATTGGTTAGGTTTTGTGCCACTACAGACAGACTTTAGATCAAATAGTTTAAAGTTGACTACTTTGTACTTACACTGTACACAAACGATAATTGGTGAAAACAGTACAGACATAGAAGTAGCACAATACTCCCGATGTGTTGCGCTGATGGTTATTGGTGGTTGTATGCTACCTGATTCGGAAG TTATAGTTGGGCAAGCACTGTACTTGCATATTTGCATCATGAGTTGTGTCATGCATCTGGATCAGGGAAACAAGAAATCGCAGGACCTTTATACATTTTACAG ATGGAGTAATTTATTCACGTGGACACATACACCTACGCACTCTGTGCAGATCATTCGTGATGTGCTTGACAAAATGGGAGATGATCAG TTTAAATGGCTCGTATACGACATTGAAGTTGTTGATGTTTTGTCATTGCCCTTAGAATGTAAACATCCCACTCTCTGGCGAAGTGTGTGCCCACTGATATGTTTTCACATTGTCGAGATGCATCGTCCAAATCGAGTTCTTCGGCAATTTGGAATGTCACAAAACATTCCAATACCAGCCTTGACGGAGATCAGTTACATGAATGCTCAAGGCGGGATCGCAAAAATTATGATTGGGTAA